A genomic region of Xiphophorus couchianus chromosome 9, X_couchianus-1.0, whole genome shotgun sequence contains the following coding sequences:
- the mllt1a gene encoding protein ENL isoform X2, with the protein MENQCTVQVKLELGHRAQLKKKVTSEGFTHDWMVFVRGPETGDIQHFVERVVFRLHDSFPKPKRVCKEPPYKVEESGYAGFIMPIEVYFKNKEEPKKVIFNYDLFLNLEGNPPVNHLRCEKLTFNNPTKEFRKKLIKAGGILVVPEGAEAMSRPSPDYPMLPTIPLSAFSDPKKTKTSHVSKEPSKEGSGGSSKGPKPHKLTKEHRERSRKDSESKGSSKGDDRDGSSKSGRDPSSSSSSKKPSEIKVKDEVKVQPKAAFKEPKLTLKESKMDGMSPKGGGAGSGGGGGGGAVEAKAPGKRPSTVESPKPSAKKQKKGSSDGLKGPTGSAFTGTSPRVSSSTAVSQSYGEKKPSKEKGRWPPKNKNDAQELKELKKLPESEESNSEDEASSKSEQSAASSPSNSTSSSDSSSDSDFEPGQKPGQGPLRSMVEEIQSEESDDDDSSSEEETPVKTNPPNRDSRLSLDSESDSSDESHRPSRDPAPPPQKHGSSNNKVVRKSPDSSFRSEKVMKKGYDKAYTEELVDLHRRLMALRERNVLQQIVNLIEETGHFNVTNTTFDFDLFSLDESTVRKLQSYLEATAT; encoded by the exons TGCACGGTGCAGGTGAAGCTGGAGTTGGGCCACAGAGCTCAGCTGAAGAAGAAAGTGACCTCTGAAGGCTTCACCCACGACTGGATGGTTTTTGTCAGAGGCCCAGAGACCGGCGACATCCAGCACTTTGTAGAGAGGGTCGTCTTCCGCCTGCATGACAGCTTCCCCAAACCTAAGAGAG TATGCAAGGAGCCTCCATACAAAGTGGAGGAATCGGGCTACGCAGGCTTCATCATGCCTATTGAGGTTTACTTCAAGAACAAG GAGGAGCCAAAAAAAGTAATCTTCAACTATGACCTGTTCCTTAACTTGGAAGGAAACCCTCCCGTTAACCACCTGCGCTGTGAGAAACTCACCTTCAACAACCCCACCAAAGAATTCAGGAAAAAGCTCATCAAGGCGGGAGGG ATACTGGTGGTCCCTGAGGGGGCTGAAGCTATGTCGAGGCCCAGTCCGGACTACCCAATGCTTCCCACCATCCCCCTCTCAGCCTTCTCAGACCCCAAAAAGACAAAGACCTCTCATGTATCAAAG GAACCAAGCAAAGAAGGAAGTGGTGGAAGCAGCAAAGGACCCAAACCACACAAACTGACCAAGGAGCACCGTGAACGATCACGAAAAGACTCTGAGAGCAAAGGGTCGTCCAAAGGCGACGACCGAGATGGGAGCAGCAAAAGTGGTCGTGACCCttcctcgtcctcctcttctAAAAAGCCATCAGAGATCAAAGTGAAGGACGAAGTGAAAGTTCAGCCGAAGGCGGCCTTCAAGGAGCCCAAGCTCACCCTGAAGGAGTCGAAGATGGACGGCATGTCCCCTAAAGGAGGGGGGGCAGGAAGTGGCGggggaggcggaggaggagcgGTGGAGGCCAAAGCTCCGGGGAAACGCCCCTCCACCGTGGAGTCCCCCAAACCCAGCGCCAAGAAGCAGAAGAAGGGCAGCTCCGACGGGCTGAAGGGACCGACCGGCAGCGCGTTCACTGGGACGTCGCCGCGCGTCTCTTCGTCCACGGCCGTCAGCCAGTCCTACGGCGAGAAGAAGCCTTCCAAGGAGAAAGGCCGCTGGCCACCCAAGAACAAAAATGATGCCCAGGAGTTGAAGGAGCTCAAGAAACTTCCAGAGTCGGAGGAGTCCAATTCAGAGGATGAAGCGTCGTCAAAGTCAGAG caaTCAGCTGCTTCGAGTCCTTCCAACTCTACTTCCAGTTCTGACTCCAGTTCAGATTCAGACTTTGAGCCTGGACAAAAACCAGGGCAAG GCCCGCTCAGATCCATGGTGGAAGAGATCCAGTCAGAAGAGTCGGACGATGACGACAGCAGCTCAGAAGAAGAGACGCCCGTCAAAACCAATCCCCCCAACCGCGACTCTCG ACTCAGCCTGGACAGCGAGAGTGACAGCAGCGATGAATCGCACCGCCCCAGTCGAGACCCCGCCCCACCCCCACAGAAACACGGCTCCTCCAACAACAAA GTTGTCCGAAAAAGTCCAGATTCCTCTTTTCGCTCGGAGAAGGTGATGAAGAAGGGATACGACAAG GCCTACACAGAGGAGCTGGTGGACCTCCACCGCAGACTGATGGCATTAAGGGAGCGAAACGTCCTGCAGCAG ATTGTCAACCTGATCGAGGAGACCGGCCACTTTAACGTGACAAACACCACCTTTGACTTTGACCTCTTTTCATTGGACGAGTCCACCGTCCGCAAACTACAGAGCTACCTGGAGGCGACGGCCACGTGA
- the mllt1a gene encoding protein ENL isoform X1: MENQCTVQVKLELGHRAQLKKKVTSEGFTHDWMVFVRGPETGDIQHFVERVVFRLHDSFPKPKRVCKEPPYKVEESGYAGFIMPIEVYFKNKEEPKKVIFNYDLFLNLEGNPPVNHLRCEKLTFNNPTKEFRKKLIKAGGILVVPEGAEAMSRPSPDYPMLPTIPLSAFSDPKKTKTSHVSKEPSKEGSGGSSKGPKPHKLTKEHRERSRKDSESKGSSKGDDRDGSSKSGRDPSSSSSSKKPSEIKVKDEVKVQPKAAFKEPKLTLKESKMDGMSPKGGGAGSGGGGGGGAVEAKAPGKRPSTVESPKPSAKKQKKGSSDGLKGPTGSAFTGTSPRVSSSTAVSQSYGEKKPSKEKGRWPPKNKNDAQELKELKKLPESEESNSEDEASSKSEQSAASSPSNSTSSSDSSSDSDFEPGQKPGQGPLRSMVEEIQSEESDDDDSSSEEETPVKTNPPNRDSRLSLDSESDSSDESHRPSRDPAPPPQKHGSSNNKVVRKSPDSSFRSEKVMKKGYDKVGRAYTEELVDLHRRLMALRERNVLQQIVNLIEETGHFNVTNTTFDFDLFSLDESTVRKLQSYLEATAT, from the exons TGCACGGTGCAGGTGAAGCTGGAGTTGGGCCACAGAGCTCAGCTGAAGAAGAAAGTGACCTCTGAAGGCTTCACCCACGACTGGATGGTTTTTGTCAGAGGCCCAGAGACCGGCGACATCCAGCACTTTGTAGAGAGGGTCGTCTTCCGCCTGCATGACAGCTTCCCCAAACCTAAGAGAG TATGCAAGGAGCCTCCATACAAAGTGGAGGAATCGGGCTACGCAGGCTTCATCATGCCTATTGAGGTTTACTTCAAGAACAAG GAGGAGCCAAAAAAAGTAATCTTCAACTATGACCTGTTCCTTAACTTGGAAGGAAACCCTCCCGTTAACCACCTGCGCTGTGAGAAACTCACCTTCAACAACCCCACCAAAGAATTCAGGAAAAAGCTCATCAAGGCGGGAGGG ATACTGGTGGTCCCTGAGGGGGCTGAAGCTATGTCGAGGCCCAGTCCGGACTACCCAATGCTTCCCACCATCCCCCTCTCAGCCTTCTCAGACCCCAAAAAGACAAAGACCTCTCATGTATCAAAG GAACCAAGCAAAGAAGGAAGTGGTGGAAGCAGCAAAGGACCCAAACCACACAAACTGACCAAGGAGCACCGTGAACGATCACGAAAAGACTCTGAGAGCAAAGGGTCGTCCAAAGGCGACGACCGAGATGGGAGCAGCAAAAGTGGTCGTGACCCttcctcgtcctcctcttctAAAAAGCCATCAGAGATCAAAGTGAAGGACGAAGTGAAAGTTCAGCCGAAGGCGGCCTTCAAGGAGCCCAAGCTCACCCTGAAGGAGTCGAAGATGGACGGCATGTCCCCTAAAGGAGGGGGGGCAGGAAGTGGCGggggaggcggaggaggagcgGTGGAGGCCAAAGCTCCGGGGAAACGCCCCTCCACCGTGGAGTCCCCCAAACCCAGCGCCAAGAAGCAGAAGAAGGGCAGCTCCGACGGGCTGAAGGGACCGACCGGCAGCGCGTTCACTGGGACGTCGCCGCGCGTCTCTTCGTCCACGGCCGTCAGCCAGTCCTACGGCGAGAAGAAGCCTTCCAAGGAGAAAGGCCGCTGGCCACCCAAGAACAAAAATGATGCCCAGGAGTTGAAGGAGCTCAAGAAACTTCCAGAGTCGGAGGAGTCCAATTCAGAGGATGAAGCGTCGTCAAAGTCAGAG caaTCAGCTGCTTCGAGTCCTTCCAACTCTACTTCCAGTTCTGACTCCAGTTCAGATTCAGACTTTGAGCCTGGACAAAAACCAGGGCAAG GCCCGCTCAGATCCATGGTGGAAGAGATCCAGTCAGAAGAGTCGGACGATGACGACAGCAGCTCAGAAGAAGAGACGCCCGTCAAAACCAATCCCCCCAACCGCGACTCTCG ACTCAGCCTGGACAGCGAGAGTGACAGCAGCGATGAATCGCACCGCCCCAGTCGAGACCCCGCCCCACCCCCACAGAAACACGGCTCCTCCAACAACAAA GTTGTCCGAAAAAGTCCAGATTCCTCTTTTCGCTCGGAGAAGGTGATGAAGAAGGGATACGACAAGGTAGGAAGG GCCTACACAGAGGAGCTGGTGGACCTCCACCGCAGACTGATGGCATTAAGGGAGCGAAACGTCCTGCAGCAG ATTGTCAACCTGATCGAGGAGACCGGCCACTTTAACGTGACAAACACCACCTTTGACTTTGACCTCTTTTCATTGGACGAGTCCACCGTCCGCAAACTACAGAGCTACCTGGAGGCGACGGCCACGTGA